One Punica granatum isolate Tunisia-2019 chromosome 3, ASM765513v2, whole genome shotgun sequence genomic window carries:
- the LOC116198945 gene encoding uncharacterized protein LOC116198945 has protein sequence MRDIVSCFSESSVIVSQSACTSYSHNACISPALIPSVRNAITSLYRTILSSQKQLLITVTWLQTHAGHALTIYFGTDGSPGTNPPASFKLNTSSLFLRKKKGSKPVESPSPSSPRIEVFWDLSNARFDASPEPTNSFYVVAVIDSEIGLILGDMSQEAALKRFKVGAAGGKFSLISRREHCSGNTIYSTRARFGGVGPVHDIVVRFVGENEGLKHPALLVYVDRKVEMRVKRLMWNFRGNQTIFIDGLLVDLMWDLHDWFFNSPGSGYAVFMFRTRSGLDSRLWLEEKLLPQKDEENNRGEFSLLIYASK, from the coding sequence ATGAGAGACATTGTGTCCTGTTTCAGTGAAAGCTCTGTGATTGTGTCACAGTCTGCTTGTACTAGCTACTCCCACAATGCCTGCATTTCCCCTGCTCTGATCCCTTCCGTTAGGAATGCCATCACTTCTCTTTACCGAACCATCCTGTCGTCGCAGAAGCAGCTCCTCATCACTGTCACGTGGCTCCAGACGCATGCGGGCCATGCCCTCACCATATACTTCGGCACTGATGGCAGCCCGGGCACCAACCCACCCGCCTCGTTCAAGCTCAACACCAGCTCCCTGTTCCTCCGCAAGAAGAAGGGCAGCAAGCCGGTTGAGTCACCTTCGCCCTCCAGCCCCCGCATCGAGGTCTTCTGGGACCTATCCAATGCGAGGTTCGACGCGAGCCCTGAGCCGACCAACAGTTTCTATGTGGTGGCGGTCATTGACTCCGAAATTGGGCTTATCCTAGGGGACATGTCCCAGGAGGCTGCTCTCAAGAGGTTTAAGGTCGGGGCGGCTGGCGGGAAGTTCAGCCTGATCTCGAGGCGGGAGCACTGCTCGGGCAACACGATCTACTCCACTCGGGCACGGTTCGGCGGGGTCGGGCCGGTGCACGATATTGTGGTACGGTTCGTCGGGGAGAACGAGGGACTTAAGCACCCGGCCCTGCTGGTGTACGTGGACAGGAAGGTCGAGATGCGGGTGAAGAGGCTGATGTGGAATTTCAGGGGCAACCAGACGATATTCATCGATGGTTTGCTTGTTGATCTAATGTGGGACCTGCACGATTGGTTCTTCAACAGCCCGGGTTCGGGTTATGCAGTTTTCATGTTCCGGACTAGGAGTGGGTTGGACAGCAGGTTGTGGCTGGAGGAGAAGTTGTTGCCACAGAAGGATGAAGAAAACAACAGAGGAGAGTTCTCTCTATTGATTTATGCAAGTAAGTAA
- the LOC116200255 gene encoding fructose-bisphosphate aldolase 1, cytoplasmic-like — protein sequence MSCYKGKYHDELIKNAAYIGTPGKGILAADESTGTIGKRLASINVENNESNRQVLRQLLFCTPGALQYLSGTILFEETLYQKTSDGKAFVDVLKEGGVLPGIKVDKGTVDIPGTNGETATQGLDGLAARCKQYYEAGARFAKWRAVLKIGPNEPSQLAIDENAHGLARYAIICQENGLVPIVEPEILVDGPHSIEKCAEVTEQVLAACYKALNDNKVLLEGTLLKPNMVTPGSDAEKVAPEVVAEHTVRALQRTVPAAVPAVVFLSGGQSEEEATMNLNAMNKLQGVKKPWSLSFSYGRALQQSTIRAWAGKAENIGKAQETFLARCKANSEATLGTYKGDAGKAEGASESLHEKDYKY from the exons ATGTCTTGCTACAAGGGAAAGTATCATG ATGAGCTTATTAAGAACGCGGCATACATTGGGACACCGGGGAAGGGTATTTTGGCTGCGGATGAGTCGACAGGCACGATAGGAAAGCGGTTGGCGAGCATTAATGTGGAGAACAACGAGTCGAACCGACAAGTGCTACGGCAGCTCCTCTTCTGCACTCCGGGTGCCCTCCAATACCTCAGCGGCACCATCCTCTTCGAGGAGACCCTCTATCAGAAGACCTCTGATGGCAAGGCCTTCGTTGATGTCCTCAAGGAGGGTGGCGTCCTCCCTGGGATCAAGGTTGACAAGGGCACCGTAGATATCCCTGGAACCAATGGCGAGACTGCCACACAGGGCCTTGACGGGCTTGCAGCTCGGTGCAAGCAGTACTATGAGGCAGGAGCCCGCTTTGCCAAGTGGCGGGCTGTCCTCAAGATCGGACCCAATGAGCCATCACAGCTCGCGATCGATGAGAATGCACACGGGCTCGCTCGCTATGCGATCATCTGCCAGGAGAACGGGCTGGTGCCGATTGTGGAGCCAGAGATACTCGTGGACGGGCCCCACAGCATCGAGAAATGCGCGGAAGTCACCGAGCAAGTACTGGCAGCGTGCTACAAGGCTCTTAATGACAATAAAGTTCTCCTTGAGGGGACACTCCTGAAGCCCAACATGGTTACCCCTGGCTCCGACGCTGAGAAAGTCGCGCCTGAGGTGGTGGCTGAGCACACAGTGAGGGCCCTGCAGAGGACAGTACCGGCAGCAGTCCCTGCAGTAGTGTTCCTGTCAGGGGGGCAGAGCGAGGAGGAGGCGACCATGAACCTGAATGCGATGAACAAGCTGCAGGGTGTGAAGAAGCCGTGGAGCCTCTCCTTCTCATACGGGCGGGCCCTCCAGCAGAGCACCATCAGGGCCTGGGCAGGCAAGGCAGAGAACATCGGCAAGGCCCAGGAAACCTTCCTCGCCCGGTGCAAGGCCAATTCCGAGGCCACGCTCGGCACCTACAAAGGGGATGCAGGCAAAGCCGAGGGTGCCTCGGAGAGCCTCCATGAGAAGGACTACAAGTACTAA
- the LOC116200257 gene encoding stress-response A/B barrel domain-containing protein At5g22580-like — protein MGDYKHLAIVEFKDNAAVDEILKGMEKLVSEIDYVKTFEWGQDPEGQDILRQGFTHVFLMTFRDKEDCSAFLSHPSHVGFSATFSAAIKKIVVLDFPSALVKAQAE, from the exons ATGGGGGACTACAAGCACCTGGCAATAGTCGAGTTCAAGGATAATGCAGCTGTGGATGAGATATTGAAGGGAATGGAGAAGCTTGTGTCCGAGATCGATTATGTCAAAACCTTTGAATG GGGACAGGACCCTGAAGGCCAAGATATTCTGAGACAGGGCTTCACCCATGTCTTCTTAATGACATTTAGGGACAAAGAAGACTGCAGTGCCTTCCTTAGCCATCCCAGTCATGTCGGGTTTTCTGCTACTTTCTCTGCTGCTATAAAAAAGATAGTCGTGCTCGACTTCCCTTCTGCTCTTGTGAAGGCACAAGCAGAGTGA
- the LOC116200254 gene encoding UPF0481 protein At3g47200-like isoform X2 — protein MELEGRMKEPPKQLSQSAGRRSCCIFRVPQSLAEINEKAYQPHTTSIGPYHHGNPKFNMIEEHKWRFLDDLLRFNGTHPLELFKTVSRMEESIRESYSEYLNYDSYELVEMMVVDGCFIIALFCEVEGVIPPRQDDPLFKMTWVLPFLMRDLLLLENQIPYSVLEALYELCIGKLSTNTNNPNSRNSSSSSNNQNDGNCNHPSLARLALSFFDKMALRRPDVLKKYYDHKQGVKHLLDLFRDTYLPPTQEVTSRNCKSEYQQLIQCSRKLHLAGVKFKLRRSESSDSFLDIKFKNGGLEIPKFTIDDLSSSLFLNFVAYEQCYSNCTKHMTSYATFMGCLISNPSDAGFLCDRKIVENYFGTDDEVARFFNKVGKDVVFDIDQSYLSEVFEDVNEYCQNDWKVGWAEFKHTYFGTRWSFISALAAVVLLVLTMIQSFFAAYAYFWPPK, from the exons ATGGAGCTCGAGGGACGAATGAAGGAACCGCCGAAGCAGTTAAGCCAATCAGCAGGTCGAAGGTCGTGCTGCATCTTCCGGGTCCCGCAGAGCCTTGCTGAGATCAACGAGAAGGCCTACCAGC cacaCACAACGTCCATCGGCCCCTACCACCACGGCAACCCCAAGTTCAACATGATCGAGGAGCATAAGTGGCGGTTCCTTGATGACCTCCTTCGTTTTAACGGGACCCACCCCCTTGAACTCTTCAAGACCGTCTCACGCATGGAGGAATCCATCCGGGAAAGCTATTCTGAGTATCTCAACTACGACAGTTATGAACTCGTCGAGATGATGGTTGTTGACGG GTGCTTTATCATCGCGTTGTTCTGCGAGGTAGAGGGCGTTATCCCTCCCCGCCAGGATGATCCGCTGTTCAAGATGACATGGGTCCTCCCATTCCTAATGCGAGACCTACTCCTGCTCGAGAACCAGATCCCTTACTCTGTTCTTGAAGCCCTCTATGAGCTCTGCATTGGGAAATTGAGCACCAACACGAACAATCCCAACAGCAGAAAcagtagcagcagcagcaacaaccAGAATGACGGCAACTGCAATCATCCCTCCCTAGCAAGACTTGCCCTCAGCTTCTTCGACAAAATGGCCCTGCGCCGTCCCGATGTATTGAAGAAGTACTACGACCACAAGCAGGGAGTGAAGCACCTACTCGACTTATTTCGAGATACTTACCTTCCCCCAACCCAGGAAGTCACTAGCCGCAACTGCAAGAGCGAGTACCAGCAATTAATCCAGTGCTCGAGGAAGCTTCATCTTGCTGGGGTCAAGTTTAAGCTAAGGCGGTCTGAGTCGTCTGACAGCTTCCTTGACATTAAATTCAAGAATGGCGGGCTCGAGATTCCTAAATTCACGATTGATGACTTATCAAGCTCGTTGTTCCTCAACTTTGTCGCTTATGAGCAGTGTTATAGCAACTGCACGAAGCACATGACCTCCTACGCAACCTTCATGGGGTGCCTTATTAGCAACCCAAGCGATGCCGGGTTCCTCTGTGACCGTAAGATAGTGGAGAATTACTTCGGGACGGACGACGAGGTTGCCCGGTTCTTCAACAAAGTGGGGAAGGACGTTGTGTTTGACATAGACCAGAGTTACCTGTCTGAGGTTTTCGAGGATGTGAACGAGTACTGCCAGAATGATTGGAAGGTGGGGTGGGCTGAATTCAAGCATACTTACTTCGGAACACGATGGTCCTTCATCTCAGCCTTAGCAGCGGTAGTTCTTCTGGTTCTCACCATGATCCAGTCCTTTTTTGCTGCCTATGCGTACTTTTGGCCTCCCAAGTAG
- the LOC116200254 gene encoding UPF0481 protein At3g47200-like isoform X1: MELEGRMKEPPKQLSQSAGRRSCCIFRVPQSLAEINEKAYQPHTTSIGPYHHGNPKFNMIEEHKWRFLDDLLRFNGTHPLELFKTVSRMEESIRESYSEYLNYDSYELVEMMVVDGCFIIALFCEVEGVIPPRQDDPLFKMTWVLPFLMRDLLLLENQIPYSVLEALYELCIGKLSTNTNNPNSRNSSSSSNNQNDGNCNHPSLARLALSFFDKMALRRPDVLKKYYDHKQGVKHLLDLFRDTYLPPTQEVTSRNCKSEYQQLIQCSRKLHLAGVKFKLRRSESSDSFLDIKFKNGGLEIPKFTIDDLSSSLFLNFVAYEQCYSNCTKHMTSYATFMGCLISNPSDAGFLCDRKIVENYFGTDDEVARFFNKVGKDVVFDIDQSYLSEVFEDVNEYCQNDWKVGWAEFKHTYFGTRWSFISALAAVVLLVLTMIQSFFAAYAYFWPPK; encoded by the exons ATGGAGCTCGAGGGACGAATGAAGGAACCGCCGAAGCAGTTAAGCCAATCAGCAGGTCGAAGGTCGTGCTGCATCTTCCGGGTCCCGCAGAGCCTTGCTGAGATCAACGAGAAGGCCTACCAGCCACACac AACGTCCATCGGCCCCTACCACCACGGCAACCCCAAGTTCAACATGATCGAGGAGCATAAGTGGCGGTTCCTTGATGACCTCCTTCGTTTTAACGGGACCCACCCCCTTGAACTCTTCAAGACCGTCTCACGCATGGAGGAATCCATCCGGGAAAGCTATTCTGAGTATCTCAACTACGACAGTTATGAACTCGTCGAGATGATGGTTGTTGACGG GTGCTTTATCATCGCGTTGTTCTGCGAGGTAGAGGGCGTTATCCCTCCCCGCCAGGATGATCCGCTGTTCAAGATGACATGGGTCCTCCCATTCCTAATGCGAGACCTACTCCTGCTCGAGAACCAGATCCCTTACTCTGTTCTTGAAGCCCTCTATGAGCTCTGCATTGGGAAATTGAGCACCAACACGAACAATCCCAACAGCAGAAAcagtagcagcagcagcaacaaccAGAATGACGGCAACTGCAATCATCCCTCCCTAGCAAGACTTGCCCTCAGCTTCTTCGACAAAATGGCCCTGCGCCGTCCCGATGTATTGAAGAAGTACTACGACCACAAGCAGGGAGTGAAGCACCTACTCGACTTATTTCGAGATACTTACCTTCCCCCAACCCAGGAAGTCACTAGCCGCAACTGCAAGAGCGAGTACCAGCAATTAATCCAGTGCTCGAGGAAGCTTCATCTTGCTGGGGTCAAGTTTAAGCTAAGGCGGTCTGAGTCGTCTGACAGCTTCCTTGACATTAAATTCAAGAATGGCGGGCTCGAGATTCCTAAATTCACGATTGATGACTTATCAAGCTCGTTGTTCCTCAACTTTGTCGCTTATGAGCAGTGTTATAGCAACTGCACGAAGCACATGACCTCCTACGCAACCTTCATGGGGTGCCTTATTAGCAACCCAAGCGATGCCGGGTTCCTCTGTGACCGTAAGATAGTGGAGAATTACTTCGGGACGGACGACGAGGTTGCCCGGTTCTTCAACAAAGTGGGGAAGGACGTTGTGTTTGACATAGACCAGAGTTACCTGTCTGAGGTTTTCGAGGATGTGAACGAGTACTGCCAGAATGATTGGAAGGTGGGGTGGGCTGAATTCAAGCATACTTACTTCGGAACACGATGGTCCTTCATCTCAGCCTTAGCAGCGGTAGTTCTTCTGGTTCTCACCATGATCCAGTCCTTTTTTGCTGCCTATGCGTACTTTTGGCCTCCCAAGTAG
- the LOC116200253 gene encoding UPF0481 protein At3g47200-like isoform X3: MQNGGESGGGGNSTQSNHHSVPVAIDPDLISELESQINAPPKLLSQLAGRSSCCIFRVPQSLAEINRKAYQPQIVSIGPYHHGNPKLRMIQEHKGRFLSDLLARPRTPPGSITLCDVLDTVYPLKESIRESYSEALDIDDRKLIEMIVLDGCFIIELFCKVGRLGPAETDDPLFKMAWVLPFLMRDLLRLENQIPYLVLKALFDRCIGNFTCTNTNTTNSSSSIGNNGDEGDQDRPSLAKLALVFFNYMVQRPVQVLGKYYDCEGKHLLDLFRQTYLPPKPELLRHPSKFLQLIQSARKLHLAGVEFKPKKSESFLDIDFKNGILEIPVLTIDDFSSSLFLNFVAYEQCYSDSSKYITTYATFMGCLINTPSDAGLLCDQKVVENYFGTDDEVARFFNNVGKDVVFDIHRSYLSRVFEDVNEYHRNNWHVSDLLLYPLHTHH, translated from the exons ATGCAGAACGGAGGAGAaagtggaggaggaggaaattCCACTCAGTCCAACCACCACAGCGTCCCCGTCGCCATCGACCCGGACCTCATATCGGAGCTCGAGAGCCAAATAAATGCCCCTCCAAAGCTGCTGAGCCAATTAGCAGGCCGGAGCTCGTGCTGCATCTTCCGTGTCCCGCAGAGCCTCGCCGAGATCAACCGGAAGGCCTACCAGCCCCAGATAGTGTCCATCGGCCCCTACCACCACGGCAACCCCAAGTTAAGAATGATCCAGGAGCACAAGGGCCGGTTCCTCAGCGACCTCCTCGCCCGCCCCAGAACCCCTCCTGGTAGCATCACTCTCTGTGACGTCCTCGATACCGTCTACCCCTTGAAGGAATCCATCCGGGAAAGCTACTCTGAGGCCCTTGATATCGATGACCGTAAACTTATCGAGATGATAGTCCTCGACGG GTGCTTTATCATTGAGCTGTTCTGCAAGGTAGGGAGGCTTGGCCCTGCCGAAACCGATGACCCATTGTTCAAAATGGCATGGGTTCTGCCCTTTCTGATGCGGGATCTGCTCCGGCTTGAGAACCAGATCCCTTACCTTGTCCTCAAAGCCCTCTTTGATCGCTGCATTGGCAACTTTACCTGCACCAACACAAACACCACCAACAGCAGTAGCAGCATTGGGAACAACGGGGATGAGGGCGACCAAGATCGTCCCTCTTTAGCAAAACTTGCCCTCGTGTTTTTCAACTACATGGTCCAGCGCCCTGTGCAAGTGTTGGGGAAGTACTACGACTGTGAGGGAAAGCACCTCCTCGACTTGTTTCGACAGACTTACCTGCCACCGAAGCCGGAACTCCTAAGGCACCCAAGCAAGTTTCTCCAATTGATCCAGTCAGCGAGGAAGCTCCACCTTGCAGGGGTCGAGTTCAAACCGAAGAAGTCCGAAAGCTTCCTTGACATTGACTTCAAGAATGGCATCCTTGAGATTCCCGTTCTCACGATAGATGACTTCTCAAGCTCGTTGTTCCTCAATTTCGTGGCATATGAGCAGTGCTACAGCGACAGCTCCAAGTACATCACGACTTACGCGACCTTTATGGGGTGCCTCATCAACACCCCCAGCGATGCAGGGCTCCTTTGCGACCAGAAGGTCGTTGAGAACTACTTTGGTACCGACGATGAGGTCGCCCGGTTCTTCAACAACGTGGGAAAAGACGTTGTGTTCGACATACACCGGAGCTACCTCTCCAGGGTTTTCGAAGATGTGAATGAGTACCACCGGAACAATTGGCATGTAAG TGACTTGCTTCTGTATCCTTTACACACACATCACTGA
- the LOC116200253 gene encoding UPF0481 protein At3g47200-like isoform X2, translated as MQNGGESGGGGNSTQSNHHSVPVAIDPDLISELESQINAPPKLLSQLAGRSSCCIFRVPQSLAEINRKAYQPQIVSIGPYHHGNPKLRMIQEHKGRFLSDLLARPRTPPGSITLCDVLDTVYPLKESIRESYSEALDIDDRKLIEMIVLDGCFIIELFCKVGRLGPAETDDPLFKMAWVLPFLMRDLLRLENQIPYLVLKALFDRCIGNFTCTNTNTTNSSSSIGNNGDEGDQDRPSLAKLALVFFNYMVQRPVQVLGKYYDCEGKHLLDLFRQTYLPPKPELLRHPSKFLQLIQSARKLHLAGVEFKPKKSESFLDIDFKNGILEIPVLTIDDFSSSLFLNFVAYEQCYSDSSKYITTYATFMGCLINTPSDAGLLCDQKVVENYFGTDDEVARFFNNVGKDVVFDIHRSYLSRVFEDVNEYHRNNWHVRWAGFKHTYFDTPWSFISALAA; from the exons ATGCAGAACGGAGGAGAaagtggaggaggaggaaattCCACTCAGTCCAACCACCACAGCGTCCCCGTCGCCATCGACCCGGACCTCATATCGGAGCTCGAGAGCCAAATAAATGCCCCTCCAAAGCTGCTGAGCCAATTAGCAGGCCGGAGCTCGTGCTGCATCTTCCGTGTCCCGCAGAGCCTCGCCGAGATCAACCGGAAGGCCTACCAGCCCCAGATAGTGTCCATCGGCCCCTACCACCACGGCAACCCCAAGTTAAGAATGATCCAGGAGCACAAGGGCCGGTTCCTCAGCGACCTCCTCGCCCGCCCCAGAACCCCTCCTGGTAGCATCACTCTCTGTGACGTCCTCGATACCGTCTACCCCTTGAAGGAATCCATCCGGGAAAGCTACTCTGAGGCCCTTGATATCGATGACCGTAAACTTATCGAGATGATAGTCCTCGACGG GTGCTTTATCATTGAGCTGTTCTGCAAGGTAGGGAGGCTTGGCCCTGCCGAAACCGATGACCCATTGTTCAAAATGGCATGGGTTCTGCCCTTTCTGATGCGGGATCTGCTCCGGCTTGAGAACCAGATCCCTTACCTTGTCCTCAAAGCCCTCTTTGATCGCTGCATTGGCAACTTTACCTGCACCAACACAAACACCACCAACAGCAGTAGCAGCATTGGGAACAACGGGGATGAGGGCGACCAAGATCGTCCCTCTTTAGCAAAACTTGCCCTCGTGTTTTTCAACTACATGGTCCAGCGCCCTGTGCAAGTGTTGGGGAAGTACTACGACTGTGAGGGAAAGCACCTCCTCGACTTGTTTCGACAGACTTACCTGCCACCGAAGCCGGAACTCCTAAGGCACCCAAGCAAGTTTCTCCAATTGATCCAGTCAGCGAGGAAGCTCCACCTTGCAGGGGTCGAGTTCAAACCGAAGAAGTCCGAAAGCTTCCTTGACATTGACTTCAAGAATGGCATCCTTGAGATTCCCGTTCTCACGATAGATGACTTCTCAAGCTCGTTGTTCCTCAATTTCGTGGCATATGAGCAGTGCTACAGCGACAGCTCCAAGTACATCACGACTTACGCGACCTTTATGGGGTGCCTCATCAACACCCCCAGCGATGCAGGGCTCCTTTGCGACCAGAAGGTCGTTGAGAACTACTTTGGTACCGACGATGAGGTCGCCCGGTTCTTCAACAACGTGGGAAAAGACGTTGTGTTCGACATACACCGGAGCTACCTCTCCAGGGTTTTCGAAGATGTGAATGAGTACCACCGGAACAATTGGCATGTAAGGTGGGCTGGGTTCAAGCACACTTACTTTGACACACCATGGTCATTCATCTCTGCCTTAGCCGCG TGA
- the LOC116200253 gene encoding UPF0481 protein At3g47200-like isoform X1, with product MQNGGESGGGGNSTQSNHHSVPVAIDPDLISELESQINAPPKLLSQLAGRSSCCIFRVPQSLAEINRKAYQPQIVSIGPYHHGNPKLRMIQEHKGRFLSDLLARPRTPPGSITLCDVLDTVYPLKESIRESYSEALDIDDRKLIEMIVLDGCFIIELFCKVGRLGPAETDDPLFKMAWVLPFLMRDLLRLENQIPYLVLKALFDRCIGNFTCTNTNTTNSSSSIGNNGDEGDQDRPSLAKLALVFFNYMVQRPVQVLGKYYDCEGKHLLDLFRQTYLPPKPELLRHPSKFLQLIQSARKLHLAGVEFKPKKSESFLDIDFKNGILEIPVLTIDDFSSSLFLNFVAYEQCYSDSSKYITTYATFMGCLINTPSDAGLLCDQKVVENYFGTDDEVARFFNNVGKDVVFDIHRSYLSRVFEDVNEYHRNNWHVRWAGFKHTYFDTPWSFISALAAVVLLLFTLVQSFFAAYAYFRPPKNNH from the exons ATGCAGAACGGAGGAGAaagtggaggaggaggaaattCCACTCAGTCCAACCACCACAGCGTCCCCGTCGCCATCGACCCGGACCTCATATCGGAGCTCGAGAGCCAAATAAATGCCCCTCCAAAGCTGCTGAGCCAATTAGCAGGCCGGAGCTCGTGCTGCATCTTCCGTGTCCCGCAGAGCCTCGCCGAGATCAACCGGAAGGCCTACCAGCCCCAGATAGTGTCCATCGGCCCCTACCACCACGGCAACCCCAAGTTAAGAATGATCCAGGAGCACAAGGGCCGGTTCCTCAGCGACCTCCTCGCCCGCCCCAGAACCCCTCCTGGTAGCATCACTCTCTGTGACGTCCTCGATACCGTCTACCCCTTGAAGGAATCCATCCGGGAAAGCTACTCTGAGGCCCTTGATATCGATGACCGTAAACTTATCGAGATGATAGTCCTCGACGG GTGCTTTATCATTGAGCTGTTCTGCAAGGTAGGGAGGCTTGGCCCTGCCGAAACCGATGACCCATTGTTCAAAATGGCATGGGTTCTGCCCTTTCTGATGCGGGATCTGCTCCGGCTTGAGAACCAGATCCCTTACCTTGTCCTCAAAGCCCTCTTTGATCGCTGCATTGGCAACTTTACCTGCACCAACACAAACACCACCAACAGCAGTAGCAGCATTGGGAACAACGGGGATGAGGGCGACCAAGATCGTCCCTCTTTAGCAAAACTTGCCCTCGTGTTTTTCAACTACATGGTCCAGCGCCCTGTGCAAGTGTTGGGGAAGTACTACGACTGTGAGGGAAAGCACCTCCTCGACTTGTTTCGACAGACTTACCTGCCACCGAAGCCGGAACTCCTAAGGCACCCAAGCAAGTTTCTCCAATTGATCCAGTCAGCGAGGAAGCTCCACCTTGCAGGGGTCGAGTTCAAACCGAAGAAGTCCGAAAGCTTCCTTGACATTGACTTCAAGAATGGCATCCTTGAGATTCCCGTTCTCACGATAGATGACTTCTCAAGCTCGTTGTTCCTCAATTTCGTGGCATATGAGCAGTGCTACAGCGACAGCTCCAAGTACATCACGACTTACGCGACCTTTATGGGGTGCCTCATCAACACCCCCAGCGATGCAGGGCTCCTTTGCGACCAGAAGGTCGTTGAGAACTACTTTGGTACCGACGATGAGGTCGCCCGGTTCTTCAACAACGTGGGAAAAGACGTTGTGTTCGACATACACCGGAGCTACCTCTCCAGGGTTTTCGAAGATGTGAATGAGTACCACCGGAACAATTGGCATGTAAGGTGGGCTGGGTTCAAGCACACTTACTTTGACACACCATGGTCATTCATCTCTGCCTTAGCCGCGGTAGTTCTTCTGCTTTTTACCCTGGTCCAATCCTTTTTCGCTGCCTATGCTTACTTTCGACCACCCAAGAACAATCACTGA
- the LOC116200256 gene encoding uncharacterized protein LOC116200256: protein MTPQRQMKDSGIITYSESSPMKDEHGDEMSHSSLAAFRVKEEEIERKKMEIREKVHAHLGRVEEASKRLAEIHDELEALTDPMRKEVAMVRKRIDTVNRELRPLGLSCQKKEKEYKEALEAFNEKNREKTQFVAKLMELVSESEKLRMKKLEELSKNIEALN from the exons ATGACGCCGCAGAGGCAGATGAAGGACTCAGGGATCATCACGTACAGCGAGAGCAGCCCGATGAAGGACGAGCACGGTGATGAGATGTCTCATTCGTCTCTGGCGGCATTCCGGGTGAAGGAAGAGGAGAttgagaggaagaagatggagaTCAGGGAGAAGGTCCACGCCCACCTGGGCCGGGTGGAGGAAGCGAGCAAGCGTTTGGCTGAGATTCACGAT GAGCTCGAAGCTCTAACAGATCCAATGAGGAAGGAAGTTGCGATGGTTCGCAAGAGGATAGACACGGTCAATCGTGAACTGAGGCCTCTGGGGCTGAGCTGCCAGAAGAAG GAGAAGGAATACAAAGAAGCCTTGGAGGCATTCAATGAGAAGAACAGAGAGAAGACTCAGTTCGTTGCCAAGTTGATGGAg CTGGTAAGCGAGAGCGAGAAACTGAGGATGAAGAAGCTGGAAGAGCTCAGCAAAAACATAGAAGCCTTAAATTAG